A single Curtobacterium sp. MCJR17_020 DNA region contains:
- a CDS encoding sulfite reductase subunit alpha — MSLLPPTGSLIPVDAPFSAAQESWLAGFIAGIAAAGKKASGAAPTTTIDVLFGTQTGNAEFLADELVAGAKARGLGGRAAALDAVTPEQLAGMTHVLVVTSTYGEGEMPDNAGLFWDAVQAPTVPRLEGLQYAVLGLGDTSYDEFCQAGKLLDTRFEQLGATRVHDRVDCDVDFEDAAALWSAAVLDRLAAEAGATGAPGATTGSGAGDGATATGGAGAGRASRPGSQWNKRNPYPSRLAENRLLSSPRSAKEIRHYEFDLGDSGIQYAAGDALAVVPVNDEVFVAELLEQVGANGGESFDGRPITEVLRNDREIRTPSKDLIADLVQRAPASELAAVVSHGDKHELDRWLWGRDVLDLLRDAGPAAPGLDELLPNLRALQARQYSISSSPLAHPDRIHLTIASVRYGDPHRMYAGVASTFLADRVAPDQTVDVYLQPNASFGVPADASAPMIMIGPGTGIAPFRGFLHERAAAGATGRNWLFFGDQHRDTDFVYQDELTELQEQGVLNRLDLAFSRDQAEKVYVQTRMREQSAELFAWLEDGGHVYVCGDASRMAKDVEAALLDVIRTGRGRDEDDALSYLADLRRTKRYVRDVY; from the coding sequence GTGAGCCTGCTCCCCCCGACCGGATCGCTGATCCCCGTCGACGCACCGTTCTCGGCCGCCCAGGAGTCCTGGCTGGCCGGGTTCATCGCGGGCATCGCCGCCGCCGGCAAGAAGGCGTCCGGCGCCGCCCCCACGACGACGATCGACGTGCTGTTCGGCACGCAGACCGGCAACGCGGAGTTCCTGGCCGACGAGCTCGTCGCCGGGGCGAAGGCCCGTGGGCTCGGCGGCCGTGCCGCCGCGCTCGACGCCGTCACCCCGGAGCAGCTCGCCGGGATGACCCACGTGCTCGTCGTCACCTCGACGTACGGCGAGGGCGAGATGCCCGACAACGCCGGCCTGTTCTGGGACGCGGTCCAGGCGCCCACCGTGCCGCGGCTCGAGGGGCTGCAGTACGCGGTCCTCGGCCTCGGGGACACCAGCTACGACGAGTTCTGCCAGGCCGGCAAGCTCCTCGACACCCGCTTCGAGCAGCTCGGCGCGACCCGGGTGCACGACCGCGTGGACTGCGACGTCGACTTCGAGGACGCCGCCGCACTCTGGAGCGCCGCCGTGCTCGACCGGCTCGCTGCCGAGGCCGGCGCGACCGGCGCACCCGGCGCGACCACGGGCAGTGGTGCCGGCGACGGTGCCACCGCGACCGGCGGGGCGGGCGCGGGCCGTGCCTCCCGGCCGGGGTCGCAGTGGAACAAGCGCAACCCGTACCCGTCACGGCTGGCCGAGAACCGGCTGCTCTCCTCGCCGCGCAGCGCGAAGGAGATCCGGCACTACGAGTTCGACCTCGGCGACTCCGGCATCCAGTACGCCGCCGGCGACGCGCTGGCGGTCGTGCCGGTCAACGACGAGGTCTTCGTCGCGGAACTGCTCGAGCAGGTCGGCGCGAACGGCGGCGAGTCGTTCGACGGCCGACCGATCACCGAGGTCCTGCGGAACGACCGTGAGATCCGCACGCCGTCGAAGGACCTCATCGCGGACCTCGTGCAGCGCGCCCCGGCGAGCGAACTCGCCGCGGTCGTCTCGCACGGCGACAAGCACGAACTGGACCGCTGGCTGTGGGGCCGTGACGTCCTCGACCTGCTGCGCGACGCCGGACCGGCCGCTCCCGGGCTCGACGAGCTGCTGCCGAACCTGCGCGCGCTGCAGGCACGCCAGTACTCGATCTCGTCGAGCCCGCTGGCGCACCCGGACCGCATCCACCTGACCATCGCGTCCGTCCGGTACGGCGACCCGCACCGGATGTACGCCGGCGTCGCGTCGACGTTCCTGGCCGACCGGGTCGCCCCCGACCAAACGGTCGACGTCTACCTGCAGCCGAACGCGTCGTTCGGCGTGCCGGCGGACGCGTCCGCGCCGATGATCATGATCGGTCCGGGCACCGGCATCGCCCCGTTCCGCGGGTTCCTGCACGAGCGGGCCGCGGCCGGTGCGACGGGGCGCAACTGGCTGTTCTTCGGCGACCAGCACCGCGACACCGACTTCGTCTACCAGGACGAGCTCACCGAGCTGCAGGAGCAGGGCGTGCTGAACCGCCTCGACCTGGCGTTCTCACGCGACCAGGCCGAGAAGGTCTACGTGCAGACGCGGATGCGCGAGCAGTCCGCCGAGCTGTTCGCCTGGCTCGAGGACGGCGGCCACGTGTACGTGTGCGGCGACGCCTCGCGGATGGCGAAGGACGTCGAGGCCGCGCTGCTCGACGTCATCCGCACCGGCCGCGGGCGGGACGAGGACGACGCGCTGTCGTACCTCGCCGACCTGCGCCGCACGAAGCGGTACGTCCGCGACGTCTACTGA
- a CDS encoding ATP-dependent DNA ligase, producing MGQLIYDGQPLDLRIDDRAMTHLQIVIVNMLRREHRFAFSWKDDVIHGNGRSTIWLNPNVSLHFKFSGSRVPSINRSWLEDLYASATSGSGLVLTPEPPDTSTAADSAWSRAVAPGDADDASGTPSGSTAE from the coding sequence ATGGGTCAGCTCATCTACGACGGCCAGCCGCTCGACCTCCGCATCGACGACCGCGCCATGACACACCTGCAGATCGTGATCGTGAACATGCTCCGACGCGAGCACCGGTTCGCGTTCTCGTGGAAGGACGACGTCATCCACGGCAACGGTCGCAGCACGATCTGGCTGAACCCGAACGTCAGCCTGCACTTCAAGTTCTCCGGCAGCCGGGTGCCGTCGATCAACCGCAGCTGGCTCGAGGACCTCTACGCCTCGGCCACGTCGGGTTCGGGGCTCGTCCTGACGCCGGAGCCGCCGGACACGAGCACGGCGGCCGACTCGGCGTGGTCGCGAGCGGTCGCCCCGGGGGACGCCGACGACGCTTCGGGGACACCGAGCGGTAGCACGGCTGAGTGA
- a CDS encoding alpha/beta fold hydrolase has protein sequence MTIVWWVLGSLVALAAAFLLVVRKVVGKIVLPGGDRWTPVLETTDDSIRLPITDDTVRPGEYGLWHDGTGHTTVGPVLDVDEAAGTVRRAVVRTTGDVSTRVRWSGHVHPDPAAMDVDWAEVDLPTPVGPAPAWVIRPGGPAPAPAPAPAADAPPAADVPAATTWAVHVHGIRTTRVTALRTVPAALEAGWTSIVPSFRGDGEAPWQGRASHLGAREWPDVEAALDHAVANGAERLVIVGWSMGATITHELLARSAHRDRFVGLVLVSPALDWATTVRSQAGRAGLPGFVVGAALRAMALPLVCRLVGLRSSVDVRALSWLHAPRSLPPTLLIHSSGDTTVPFAVSRAFADAHPDTVTLAVSEPAEHAWERNVDAVWFDTTITTWARSLGHTGTME, from the coding sequence ATGACGATCGTCTGGTGGGTGCTCGGTTCGCTCGTCGCGCTGGCGGCGGCGTTCCTGCTCGTGGTGCGGAAGGTCGTCGGCAAGATCGTGCTGCCCGGCGGCGACCGCTGGACCCCGGTGCTCGAGACGACCGACGACTCGATCCGGCTCCCGATCACCGACGACACCGTCCGCCCGGGGGAGTACGGCCTGTGGCACGACGGCACCGGGCACACCACGGTCGGGCCGGTGCTCGACGTCGACGAGGCCGCCGGCACCGTCCGGCGTGCGGTGGTCCGGACGACGGGTGACGTGTCGACACGGGTGCGGTGGAGCGGGCACGTGCACCCGGACCCCGCCGCGATGGACGTCGACTGGGCGGAGGTCGACCTGCCGACGCCCGTGGGCCCGGCGCCGGCGTGGGTCATCCGGCCCGGTGGCCCCGCGCCCGCGCCCGCACCCGCACCCGCCGCCGATGCGCCGCCCGCCGCCGACGTGCCCGCCGCCACGACGTGGGCCGTCCACGTGCACGGCATCCGCACCACCCGCGTGACGGCGCTCCGGACCGTGCCGGCGGCGCTCGAGGCCGGCTGGACCTCGATCGTCCCGTCGTTCCGCGGCGACGGCGAGGCGCCCTGGCAGGGCCGTGCCTCGCACCTCGGCGCCCGCGAGTGGCCCGACGTCGAGGCCGCACTCGACCACGCCGTCGCGAACGGCGCGGAACGGCTCGTGATCGTGGGGTGGTCGATGGGTGCGACGATCACCCACGAGCTGCTCGCCCGATCGGCGCACCGCGACCGGTTCGTGGGACTGGTCCTCGTGTCGCCGGCGCTCGACTGGGCGACCACGGTGCGCTCACAGGCCGGTCGTGCCGGGCTCCCCGGGTTCGTCGTCGGTGCTGCGCTCCGGGCGATGGCACTGCCGCTGGTGTGCCGCCTCGTCGGGCTCCGATCATCCGTGGACGTCCGCGCGCTCTCCTGGTTGCACGCGCCGCGGAGCCTGCCGCCGACCCTGCTCATCCACTCGTCGGGGGACACCACCGTGCCGTTCGCCGTCAGCCGGGCGTTCGCCGACGCGCACCCCGACACCGTGACGTTGGCGGTGAGCGAGCCCGCCGAGCACGCCTGGGAACGGAACGTCGACGCCGTCTGGTTCGACACCACGATCACGACCTGGGCGAGATCGCTCGGGCACACCGGCACCATGGAGTAG
- a CDS encoding SRPBCC family protein, with amino-acid sequence MPTTSVHTDPEALALTLVAEFPVPVERLWGAFADPRQLERFWGPPGFPATFTSFDLRPGGRADYRMTSPQGERFHAVWQVTAVDEPHRIVFRDLFTDADGEVDDALPASETVLSFETVGSGSRVTVRSSFGSTADLETMVDMGMVEGYEQAFGQLDVVLADLREDALGKGTVTELVDDTHVRITRAFAAPRHLLWRAHTEPELVRQWLLGPDGWEMTVYENDLTPGGTFRQAWAPTGDTEGEPFGFEGENLVVEPERRMVSTERMTGAPFPPNTNDLQFDEADGVTLLTLRITYPDKTQRDVILATGMTDGMETSYRRLEREVLSAT; translated from the coding sequence ATGCCCACCACGTCCGTCCACACCGATCCCGAGGCCCTCGCGCTGACGCTCGTCGCCGAGTTCCCCGTCCCGGTCGAGCGCCTCTGGGGCGCCTTCGCCGATCCCCGTCAGCTGGAACGCTTCTGGGGTCCGCCCGGCTTCCCCGCCACATTCACCTCGTTCGACCTGCGGCCCGGCGGCCGCGCCGACTACCGGATGACGTCACCACAGGGCGAGCGGTTCCACGCCGTCTGGCAGGTCACCGCGGTCGACGAGCCACACCGCATCGTGTTCCGCGACCTCTTCACCGACGCCGACGGCGAGGTCGACGACGCGTTGCCGGCCAGCGAGACCGTCCTGTCGTTCGAGACCGTCGGAAGCGGGTCCCGTGTGACCGTCCGGTCGTCGTTCGGGTCCACCGCCGACCTCGAGACCATGGTGGACATGGGCATGGTCGAGGGCTACGAGCAGGCCTTCGGACAGCTCGACGTCGTCCTCGCCGACCTGCGCGAGGACGCCCTCGGCAAGGGCACCGTCACCGAGCTCGTCGACGACACCCACGTCCGCATCACGCGGGCCTTCGCAGCACCACGCCACCTGCTGTGGCGGGCGCACACCGAGCCCGAGCTCGTCCGGCAGTGGTTGCTCGGACCGGACGGGTGGGAGATGACGGTGTACGAGAACGACCTGACCCCGGGTGGCACGTTCCGGCAGGCGTGGGCGCCGACGGGAGACACCGAGGGCGAGCCGTTCGGCTTCGAGGGCGAGAACCTCGTCGTGGAACCGGAGCGGCGGATGGTGTCGACCGAGCGGATGACCGGTGCGCCGTTCCCGCCGAACACGAACGACCTGCAGTTCGACGAGGCCGACGGCGTCACCCTGCTGACGCTGCGCATCACCTACCCCGACAAGACGCAGCGCGACGTGATCCTGGCGACCGGCATGACCGACGGCATGGAGACCAGCTACCGGCGTCTGGAACGCGAGGTGCTGTCCGCCACGTGA
- a CDS encoding hydroxymethylglutaryl-CoA synthase yields the protein MTADGALRIGIHDIAIATGHHVLELDDLAERLGVDPAKYHVGIGQDAFSVPAPDEDIVTMGAAAAKEVIDRHGVEGIRTVLFATESGVDQSKAAGVFVHGLLGLPKNVRVVELKQACYGGMAAVQLALGIIARAPGERVLVIAADVARYDVDTAAEPTQGAGAAAILVSADPDLIEIEPAAGVFTADVDDFWRPNDRSTALVDGRLSVSAYVDAFVGAWDDLADQGGPAYEDIVRFVHHQPFTKMALKAHRKLTQHVGVPFDESELFVGFTYNKQTGNTYTASLWIGLAALLDLDEDLAGERIALFSYGSGSVGELLTGIVQPSYRDHRRVGRVRQLLSARVPLTVDAYRELHATGAATSDDVERPRVTAGPYRFAGVRGGARHYEAS from the coding sequence ATGACCGCGGACGGCGCACTGCGCATCGGCATCCACGACATCGCCATCGCGACCGGGCACCACGTGCTCGAACTCGACGACCTGGCCGAGCGCCTCGGCGTCGACCCGGCGAAGTACCACGTCGGCATCGGCCAGGACGCCTTCAGCGTGCCCGCCCCGGACGAGGACATCGTCACGATGGGTGCCGCCGCGGCCAAGGAGGTCATCGACCGCCACGGCGTCGAGGGCATCCGCACCGTGCTGTTCGCCACCGAGTCCGGCGTCGACCAGTCCAAGGCCGCCGGCGTCTTCGTGCACGGCCTGCTCGGCCTGCCGAAGAACGTCCGCGTCGTCGAGCTGAAGCAGGCCTGCTACGGCGGGATGGCCGCCGTCCAGCTCGCCCTCGGCATCATCGCCCGGGCGCCGGGCGAGCGAGTCCTCGTGATCGCCGCCGACGTCGCGCGCTACGACGTCGACACCGCCGCCGAGCCCACGCAGGGTGCCGGCGCCGCCGCGATCCTGGTGTCCGCCGATCCCGACCTGATCGAGATCGAGCCGGCCGCCGGTGTCTTCACCGCGGACGTCGACGACTTCTGGCGCCCGAACGACCGGTCGACGGCGCTGGTCGACGGCCGCCTGTCCGTCAGCGCCTACGTCGACGCGTTCGTCGGCGCGTGGGACGACCTGGCGGACCAGGGCGGCCCCGCGTACGAGGACATCGTGCGCTTCGTCCACCACCAGCCGTTCACGAAGATGGCGCTCAAGGCCCACCGGAAGCTGACGCAGCACGTGGGTGTGCCGTTCGACGAGTCGGAGCTGTTCGTCGGCTTCACGTACAACAAGCAGACCGGCAACACGTACACGGCGTCGCTCTGGATCGGGCTCGCAGCACTGCTCGACCTCGACGAGGACCTGGCGGGGGAGCGCATCGCCCTGTTCAGCTACGGTTCCGGCAGCGTCGGCGAGCTCCTCACCGGCATCGTGCAGCCGTCGTACCGCGACCACCGTCGCGTCGGCCGGGTCCGACAGCTGCTCTCGGCCCGCGTCCCGCTGACCGTGGACGCGTACCGCGAGCTGCACGCGACCGGCGCCGCGACGAGCGACGACGTCGAGCGTCCGCGCGTCACGGCAGGGCCGTACCGGTTCGCCGGGGTGCGCGGCGGCGCGCGCCACTACGAGGCGTCCTGA
- a CDS encoding hydroxymethylglutaryl-CoA reductase gives MSDLLTPIPTKWVGPIRISGNAVQGEHEVPLATYESPLWPSVGRGARISRMVDDGIVATVVDERMTRSVVVRAASAAAAHVAAGQILARQDELEALVAGQSRFAKLIEVHPEIVGDLLFLRFAFTTGDASGHNMVTQAADKLLPAILAWQPGLRYVSVSGNFCTDKKATAVNGIRGRGRNTIAEIVIPGDVVEKRLRSSTERIVELNIAKNLIGSTIAGALRSANAHYANMLLGFYLATGQDAANIVEGSQGITSAENRDGDLYFATSLPHLIVGTVGNGKGGDLPVVEDALVRLGCREDREPGANARRLAALCAATVLCGELSLLAAQTNPGELMAAHVAMERRGAKPAGGAA, from the coding sequence ATGAGTGACCTGCTCACGCCGATCCCGACCAAGTGGGTCGGACCGATCCGCATCAGCGGCAACGCGGTCCAGGGCGAGCACGAGGTCCCGCTCGCCACGTACGAGTCGCCGCTCTGGCCGTCCGTCGGCCGCGGCGCCCGCATCTCGCGCATGGTCGACGACGGCATCGTCGCGACCGTCGTCGACGAGCGCATGACACGCTCGGTCGTCGTCCGCGCGGCCAGTGCCGCGGCGGCGCACGTCGCCGCGGGACAGATCCTGGCGCGACAGGACGAGCTCGAGGCGCTGGTCGCCGGGCAGAGCCGGTTCGCGAAGCTCATCGAGGTGCACCCCGAGATCGTCGGTGACCTGCTGTTCCTGCGGTTCGCCTTCACGACCGGTGACGCCTCGGGTCACAACATGGTCACGCAGGCGGCGGACAAGCTCCTGCCCGCGATCCTGGCGTGGCAGCCGGGCCTGCGCTACGTGTCCGTCTCGGGCAACTTCTGCACCGACAAGAAGGCCACCGCGGTGAACGGCATCCGTGGTCGTGGCCGCAACACCATCGCCGAGATCGTGATCCCCGGCGACGTCGTCGAGAAGCGCCTGCGGTCGAGCACCGAACGCATCGTCGAACTGAACATCGCGAAGAACCTCATCGGGTCGACCATCGCCGGGGCGCTCCGCTCCGCGAACGCCCACTACGCGAACATGCTGCTCGGCTTCTACCTGGCCACCGGGCAGGACGCCGCGAACATCGTCGAGGGCTCGCAGGGCATCACGAGTGCCGAGAACCGCGACGGTGACCTGTACTTCGCCACCTCGCTGCCGCACCTGATCGTCGGCACGGTCGGCAACGGCAAGGGCGGGGACCTGCCCGTCGTCGAGGACGCCCTCGTGCGCCTCGGCTGCCGCGAGGACCGCGAGCCCGGTGCGAACGCCCGTCGTCTCGCCGCCCTGTGCGCAGCCACGGTGCTGTGCGGAGAACTCTCGCTCCTCGCCGCCCAGACGAACCCGGGTGAGCTGATGGCCGCCCACGTCGCCATGGAGCGACGCGGCGCGAAGCCGGCCGGAGGTGCAGCATGA
- a CDS encoding phosphomevalonate kinase, whose translation MIEFRAHGKLFVAGEYAVVEPGQPSVLIALDRAITARVSEAHGAGSVHSEEYGHLPLTWTRDEDGLALDREHHPYDYVMATIDLVEKLRAERGIAPRFHDLRIESQLDDASGRKFGLGSSAAVTVATVGALDRFYGIGLTQRQRFQVALLATIRVNPRASGGDLAASTFGGWLRYSAPDRDHLASFVDERRVSDILTDADAWAGFDVQRLPAPENLQLLVGWTGSPASTTKLVGVVRRHRNGGYQAFLDESRSCVDDLTTGLQTGDAEQTLDALRRARVLMQRLGDSVGSKIETERLATLCDVVEAAGGAAKPSGAGGGDCGIALVPADIDPAGIHRAWEAHDIRHLSVAVRAPEGALDE comes from the coding sequence GTGATCGAGTTCCGCGCCCACGGCAAGCTGTTCGTCGCCGGCGAGTACGCCGTCGTCGAGCCCGGCCAGCCGTCCGTCCTCATCGCCCTCGACCGTGCCATCACGGCCCGCGTGTCCGAGGCGCACGGTGCGGGCAGCGTGCACTCGGAGGAGTACGGCCACCTGCCGCTCACGTGGACGCGCGACGAGGACGGCCTCGCCCTCGACCGCGAGCACCACCCCTACGACTACGTGATGGCGACGATCGACCTCGTCGAGAAGCTCCGCGCCGAACGGGGCATCGCGCCGCGGTTCCACGACCTGCGGATCGAGAGCCAGCTCGACGACGCCAGCGGCCGGAAGTTCGGGCTCGGGTCCTCGGCGGCGGTGACCGTCGCGACCGTCGGTGCCCTCGACCGCTTCTACGGCATCGGCCTGACGCAGCGCCAGCGCTTCCAGGTCGCTCTGCTCGCCACCATCCGGGTGAACCCGCGGGCATCCGGCGGGGACCTCGCCGCGAGCACGTTCGGCGGTTGGCTGCGCTACAGCGCCCCGGACCGCGACCACCTCGCCTCGTTCGTCGACGAGCGCCGCGTGTCCGACATCCTCACCGACGCCGACGCGTGGGCGGGCTTCGACGTCCAGCGGCTACCGGCCCCCGAGAACCTGCAGCTCCTGGTCGGCTGGACCGGCTCGCCGGCCTCGACCACGAAGCTCGTCGGCGTGGTGCGTCGGCACCGCAACGGCGGGTACCAGGCGTTCCTCGACGAGAGCCGCAGCTGCGTCGACGACCTGACCACGGGCCTCCAGACCGGCGATGCGGAGCAGACGCTCGACGCGCTCCGACGTGCCCGGGTGCTCATGCAGCGCCTCGGCGACTCGGTCGGGTCGAAGATCGAGACCGAACGCCTCGCGACCCTGTGCGACGTCGTCGAGGCGGCCGGCGGTGCGGCGAAGCCGTCCGGCGCCGGTGGCGGCGACTGCGGCATCGCGCTCGTCCCCGCGGACATCGACCCCGCCGGCATCCACCGCGCCTGGGAGGCGCACGACATCAGACACCTCAGCGTCGCGGTGCGAGCACCAGAAGGAGCCCTCGATGAGTGA
- the mvaD gene encoding diphosphomevalonate decarboxylase: MTATAVAHPNIALVKYWGKADAQLALPATGSVSMGLDVFPTTTTVTLDGGSGAGAEALGPRGPVPDRREAAGRPSPWGDAFTLNGHVVEDGALVRVQQFLDLVRELAGSDTRASVVSENTVPTGAGLASSASGFAALATAASAAYGLDLSARDLSRLARRGSGSATRSIPGGVAVWHAGDDQGSFAEPIPAPPMAMVVVTIDAGPKPIGSREAMRRTIATSPFYPAWVTSTTETVGDMLDACAAGDFTRIGEITESNALRMHATIEGAFPPIRYLNARSVAVFDAVGELRAAGLEAYATADAGPNVVVLCQPADRSAVATALASFGDVIESGTGPAARVLRSEEIGVAAASDSPDQKESVQ, encoded by the coding sequence ATGACCGCCACCGCCGTCGCGCACCCCAACATCGCCCTCGTCAAGTACTGGGGCAAGGCGGACGCGCAGCTGGCGTTGCCCGCCACGGGCAGCGTCTCCATGGGCCTCGACGTGTTCCCGACGACGACGACCGTCACGCTGGACGGCGGATCCGGTGCCGGTGCGGAGGCTCTGGGCCCACGCGGGCCGGTACCTGACCGTCGCGAAGCGGCGGGCAGGCCGAGCCCGTGGGGAGACGCCTTCACGCTGAACGGCCACGTCGTCGAGGACGGTGCCCTGGTGCGCGTGCAGCAGTTCCTCGACCTCGTGCGGGAGCTCGCCGGCAGCGACACCCGCGCGTCCGTCGTGTCCGAGAACACCGTGCCGACCGGTGCCGGGCTGGCGTCGAGCGCCTCGGGGTTCGCGGCGCTCGCGACCGCCGCGTCGGCGGCGTACGGTCTCGACCTGTCCGCGCGCGACCTCTCCCGCCTCGCCCGCCGCGGCTCGGGGTCGGCCACCCGGTCGATCCCCGGGGGCGTCGCCGTCTGGCACGCCGGTGACGACCAGGGTTCCTTCGCGGAGCCGATCCCGGCGCCGCCGATGGCCATGGTGGTCGTGACGATCGACGCAGGTCCGAAGCCCATCGGTTCGCGCGAGGCGATGCGCCGCACCATCGCGACCTCGCCGTTCTACCCGGCGTGGGTCACCTCGACCACCGAGACCGTCGGCGACATGCTCGACGCCTGCGCGGCCGGCGACTTCACCCGCATCGGCGAGATCACCGAGAGCAACGCGCTGCGCATGCACGCCACGATCGAGGGCGCCTTCCCGCCGATCCGCTACCTCAACGCGCGCAGCGTCGCCGTGTTCGACGCCGTGGGCGAACTCCGCGCCGCGGGGCTCGAGGCCTACGCCACCGCCGACGCCGGACCGAACGTGGTCGTGCTCTGCCAGCCCGCGGACCGCTCCGCCGTGGCCACCGCGCTGGCGTCGTTCGGCGACGTGATCGAGTCCGGCACCGGACCTGCCGCTCGGGTGCTCCGCTCCGAAGAGATCGGGGTCGCCGCAGCGAGCGACAGCCCCGACCAGAAGGAGTCCGTGCAGTGA
- the mvk gene encoding mevalonate kinase, producing MTSTHLDTTTTPGNGSASSHGKTILIGEHAVVYGAPALVLPVLDARVVATVSPVSAGADEAAGTTVGHTLESTVHTGPLDLAPAAVMPTVTAVTATLRHFGVTDRHFHVRVDSEVPTARGMGSSAAVAAAVTAAVADALGETLDAETHHDLIQECERVAHGRPSGLDARGVVAAVPVWFEGGRIEPVALGARFTFVVADTGVPGHTRQAVAAVRERHDQDPAAVDGVIHRIGELARQARGTLEAGDAQGLGVTMDAAHDLLSALDVSSADLDRLVDAARAAAALGAKLTGGGRGGCVLALATDDDHADRIAAALRGAGAAATWTTTIGARA from the coding sequence ATGACCAGCACCCACCTCGACACCACCACGACCCCCGGCAACGGATCGGCGTCGTCCCACGGCAAGACGATCCTGATCGGTGAGCACGCCGTGGTCTACGGCGCACCCGCTCTCGTCCTGCCGGTGCTCGACGCACGGGTCGTCGCGACGGTGAGCCCGGTCAGCGCCGGGGCGGACGAGGCCGCCGGCACCACCGTCGGGCACACCCTCGAGTCCACGGTGCACACCGGCCCGCTCGACCTCGCACCCGCGGCCGTGATGCCGACGGTCACCGCCGTCACGGCGACGCTGCGGCACTTCGGTGTGACCGACCGGCACTTCCACGTCCGGGTCGACAGCGAGGTCCCCACCGCCCGTGGCATGGGCTCGAGCGCAGCGGTCGCCGCGGCCGTCACGGCAGCCGTCGCGGACGCGCTGGGCGAGACCCTCGACGCCGAGACCCACCACGACCTCATCCAGGAGTGCGAGCGCGTCGCACACGGCCGACCGTCGGGCCTCGACGCCCGCGGGGTCGTCGCCGCGGTGCCGGTCTGGTTCGAGGGTGGCCGCATCGAGCCCGTCGCGCTCGGTGCCCGCTTCACCTTCGTCGTCGCCGACACCGGCGTCCCCGGCCACACCCGGCAGGCCGTCGCGGCCGTGCGGGAACGGCACGACCAGGACCCGGCGGCGGTCGACGGCGTCATCCACCGGATCGGCGAACTCGCGCGGCAGGCGCGGGGGACACTCGAGGCTGGCGACGCACAGGGGCTCGGTGTCACCATGGACGCCGCGCACGACCTGCTCAGCGCACTCGACGTGTCGAGTGCCGACCTGGACCGGCTCGTCGACGCCGCACGTGCTGCGGCCGCCCTCGGCGCGAAGCTGACCGGCGGCGGGCGGGGCGGGTGCGTGCTCGCACTCGCCACGGACGACGACCACGCGGACCGCATCGCGGCCGCACTCCGCGGCGCAGGTGCCGCAGCCACCTGGACCACCACGATCGGAGCCCGCGCTTGA
- a CDS encoding MarR family winged helix-turn-helix transcriptional regulator, whose protein sequence is MPVTDEMVCFSLYAASRATTQAYRTMLEPWGLTYPQYLVLVTLWVEGDQTVSSLGEHLQLDSGTLSPLLRRMEQSDLVRRERRSSDERLVTVTVGDRGRELRSELSGIPARIAAGMGLADERAAAELIATLHRLTETMHAAVDAPDRAVTDH, encoded by the coding sequence ATGCCCGTGACCGACGAGATGGTGTGCTTCTCCCTCTACGCAGCGAGCCGCGCGACCACGCAGGCGTACCGCACGATGCTCGAGCCCTGGGGCCTGACCTACCCGCAGTACCTGGTACTCGTCACCCTGTGGGTCGAGGGCGACCAGACCGTCTCGAGCCTCGGGGAACACCTGCAGCTCGACTCCGGCACTCTCTCGCCACTGCTCCGCCGCATGGAGCAGAGCGACCTGGTCCGCCGTGAGCGCCGCAGCAGCGACGAGCGCCTCGTCACCGTGACCGTGGGTGACCGCGGGCGCGAGCTCCGGTCCGAGCTGAGCGGCATCCCCGCACGCATCGCCGCCGGCATGGGCCTGGCCGACGAGCGGGCCGCCGCCGAACTCATCGCGACCCTGCACCGGCTGACCGAGACGATGCACGCCGCGGTGGACGCCCCCGATCGCGCCGTCACGGACCACTGA
- a CDS encoding organic hydroperoxide resistance protein, whose product METLYTAEALATGEGRNGHVATSDGTVEFDLAIPKEMGGSGNGANPEQLFAAGYAACFHSALQGVARSQKVKITDSSVGGRVSIGPNGNGGYQLAVMLEVVIPGLEHDQAQALADAAHQVCPYSNATRGNIDVTIVVSED is encoded by the coding sequence ATGGAAACCCTCTACACCGCCGAGGCCCTGGCCACCGGCGAAGGCCGCAACGGCCACGTCGCCACGAGCGACGGCACGGTCGAGTTCGACCTCGCCATCCCGAAGGAGATGGGTGGCTCCGGCAACGGCGCCAACCCCGAGCAGCTGTTCGCCGCCGGCTACGCCGCCTGCTTCCACTCCGCGCTGCAGGGTGTCGCCCGCAGCCAGAAGGTGAAGATCACCGACTCGTCCGTCGGCGGTCGCGTGTCGATCGGCCCGAACGGCAACGGTGGCTACCAGCTCGCCGTCATGCTCGAGGTCGTCATCCCCGGCCTGGAGCACGACCAGGCCCAGGCCCTCGCCGACGCAGCCCACCAGGTCTGCCCGTACTCGAACGCGACCCGCGGCAACATCGACGTCACCATCGTCGTCTCGGAGGACTGA